Proteins encoded by one window of Manihot esculenta cultivar AM560-2 chromosome 10, M.esculenta_v8, whole genome shotgun sequence:
- the LOC110624229 gene encoding uncharacterized protein LOC110624229 gives MRSKANKLVQISRVPIRVLCKARDYYVKRMLNFAGSGRVGYGSIGGATAQLPRSFSVNSSRAVDDEEFKELLRLLSAKGIRDVETFLRCRGNDRRSYSKGCSGMRRSYSVGVGKMGRIDEDKACSFREDDEEDVEAHLILRSRSHAVRRKF, from the coding sequence ATGAGAAGCAAAGCAAACAAGCTGGTTCAAATATCACGAGTACCCATTAGAGTTCTGTGCAAGGCAAGAGATTATTACGTGAAGAGAATGTTGAACTTTGCTGGCAGTGGTAGGGTTGGTTACGGAAGCATAGGCGGTGCAACTGCTCAATTGCCTAGGAGTTTTAGTGTCAACTCTTCAAGGGCAGTGGACGACGAGGAGTTCAAGGAACTTCTTCGGTTGTTGTCAGCCAAGGGAATACGCGATGTGGAGACCTTTCTCCGGTGCAGGGGCAATGATCGGAGATCATATAGCAAAGGGTGTAGTGGGATGAGAAGGAGTTACAGTGTTGGGGTAGGAAAAATGGGGAGAATTGATGAGGACAAAGCTTGTTCATTTAGagaagatgatgaagaagatgTTGAAGCACATTTGATTCTCAGAAGTAGAAGTCATGCAGTTAGAAGAAAATTTTAG